The genomic window TGCACCTGCACCTCAACACCCTCGGCTTCATCGGCCTTGCCGCGCTCGGCACGCTGCCGGTGCTGCTGCCGACCGCGCTCGGCCAGCCCGACCCGCAGGCCGCGCCGTGGCTGCGCCGGCGGCTGCCGGTGGCGGTCGCCGGCGTCCTGCTGCTGGCGCTCGGCGCCGCACTCGCCTGGCCGCTGGCGCTGGTCGGCGCCGCCTTCCTGGGGGTCACCGCCGGCGGCCTGCTCGCGCACTGGCTGCGCAGCTTCGGCTGGCGCGCGCTCGCCGCCGACGGCGCGACGGCGCCGCTCGCCGCCGCGCTCGCGGTCTTTGCGCTGCTGCAGCTGGCCGGCGCCGCGCACGGCCTGCAGGTCGGCAGCGGCTACCGGATGGTCGCCGCCTTCGCCGCCGGCTTCCTGCTGCCGCTGGTCACCGGCGCGCTGTCGCAGCTCTTGCCGGTGTGGCGCTGGCCGGGGCCGAAGACGCCGGCGCGCGACGAGATGCGCCGCCGCCTGGTGCGCTGCGGCCGCCTGCGTGCGCTGCTGCTGCCGGCCGCCGGGCTGGCCTTCGCCGCCGACCAGGCGGCGCCCGGCGTGGCGCTGGCCGCCGCCGGCCTGCTGCTGTTCTTCGTCGATCTCGCATCGGCGCTGCGCGTCGCCCGCCAGCCGCGGTAAAATCCCTGCTTTTCCGCTTTCCAGACCTGCTTCCCATGCGCTACCTCTCGACCCGCGGCAACGCGCCGGCCCAATCCTTCTGCGACATCCTGCTCGGCGGCCTGGCGCCGGACGGTGGCCTGTACCTGCCCGAGTCGTACCCGCAGATCACGCGCGCCGAGCTCGATGCCTGGCGTTCGCTGTCCTACGCCGAACTGGCCTTCGCCATCCTGTCGAAGTTCGTCGACGACATCCCGCCGGCCGACCTGAAGGCGATCTGCGACAAGACCTACACCGCCGCGGTCTATTGCAACGCCCGCCCCGGCGACGATGCCGCCGAGATCACGCCGGTGCATTGGCTCGAGCCGGGCAGGCTCGGCCTGCTCGAACTGTCGAACGGCCCGACGCTGGCCTTCAAGGACATGGCCATGCAGCTGCTCGGCAACCTGTTCGAGTACGTGCTGGAGAAGCGCGGCGAGGAGATCAACATCCTCGGCGCGACCTCCGGCGATACCGGTTCGGCCGCCGAGTACGCGATGCGCGGCAAGCACGGCGTGCGCGTCTTCATGCTCTCGCCGCACGGCCGCATGTCGGCCTTCCAGCGCGCGCAGATGTATTCGCTGCAGGATGCCAACATCTACAACATCGCCGTCCGCGGCATGTTCGACGAAGCGCAGGACATCGTCAAGGCGGTCTCCAACGACCACGCCTTCAAGGCACAGTACAAGATCGGCGCGGTCAACTCGATCAACTGGGGCCGCGTCGCGGCGCAGATCGTTTATTACTTCAAGGGTTACTTCGCGGCGACCAAGTCGAACGACGAGCAGGTTGCCTTCTGCGTGCCGTCGGGCAACTTCGGCAACATCTGCGCCGGCCACATCGCGCGCATGATGGGGCTGCCGGTCGCCAAGCTGATCCTCGCCACCAACGAGAACGACGTGCTCGACGAGTTCTTCCGCACCGGCGTCTACCGCCCGCGCGGCACCGCCGAGACGCACACCACGTCGAGCCCGTCGATGGACATCTCGAAGGCCTCGAACTTCGAGCGCTTC from Azospira restricta includes these protein-coding regions:
- the thrC gene encoding threonine synthase translates to MRYLSTRGNAPAQSFCDILLGGLAPDGGLYLPESYPQITRAELDAWRSLSYAELAFAILSKFVDDIPPADLKAICDKTYTAAVYCNARPGDDAAEITPVHWLEPGRLGLLELSNGPTLAFKDMAMQLLGNLFEYVLEKRGEEINILGATSGDTGSAAEYAMRGKHGVRVFMLSPHGRMSAFQRAQMYSLQDANIYNIAVRGMFDEAQDIVKAVSNDHAFKAQYKIGAVNSINWGRVAAQIVYYFKGYFAATKSNDEQVAFCVPSGNFGNICAGHIARMMGLPVAKLILATNENDVLDEFFRTGVYRPRGTAETHTTSSPSMDISKASNFERFVFDLVGRDGAKVRELWAKVDAGTSFDISATPFFAKLSEFGFVSGRNDHAGRLATIRLAWEKYRTMIDTHTADGLKVALEQAPAGVPTLVLETALPAKFEETIREALNRAPERPAKLEGIEALPQRVEVMDPDVAAVKAFIVAHVGH